A window of Natrinema versiforme contains these coding sequences:
- the ilvA gene encoding threonine ammonia-lyase: MNRERHAVAFEDIEAARDRLDDESVVKPTPVERSTSLDELTGGEVHLKMEHLQWTGSFKTRGAYNKIAQCVAEGETERVVAASAGNHAQGVALAATELGVDSTIVMPRGAPQAKVDATRGYGADVELVGSDFREAMAHARGLVDDERTTFVHAYDDPAIVAGQGTLGLEMYDDLSSVDTVVVPIGGGGLISGIATAFAERSPETRIVGVQAAGASTVSESLRKGTAVSLDSVDTIADGIATGGISDLTLSLIEDRVDEVVTVTDGEIARAVLLLLERAKQVVEGAGAASVAAIVSDELDVRGETVMPLLSGGNLDMTMLQTVLVHALTDREQLLRLRVRIDDRPGKMEEVSGLIAERGANIQTVRHDRSAPELDVGEAHLVFQIETSGSGQSRAIVRSIRDRGYEVKHVNA, encoded by the coding sequence ATGAACCGAGAGCGACACGCCGTCGCGTTCGAGGACATCGAAGCGGCCCGGGACCGCCTCGACGACGAGTCGGTCGTCAAGCCCACGCCGGTCGAACGGAGCACGTCGCTCGACGAACTGACCGGCGGCGAGGTCCACCTCAAGATGGAGCACCTGCAGTGGACGGGGTCGTTCAAGACTCGCGGCGCGTACAACAAGATCGCCCAGTGCGTCGCCGAGGGCGAGACCGAGCGGGTCGTCGCGGCCAGCGCCGGCAACCACGCCCAAGGCGTCGCGCTCGCCGCGACGGAACTCGGCGTCGACTCGACCATCGTCATGCCCCGCGGCGCGCCGCAGGCGAAAGTCGACGCGACCCGCGGCTACGGTGCCGACGTCGAACTCGTCGGCAGCGACTTCCGCGAGGCGATGGCACACGCGCGGGGACTCGTCGACGACGAGCGGACGACGTTCGTCCACGCCTACGACGATCCGGCGATCGTCGCCGGGCAGGGGACCCTCGGCCTCGAGATGTACGACGACCTCTCGTCGGTCGACACGGTCGTCGTCCCGATCGGCGGCGGCGGGCTGATCTCGGGGATCGCGACGGCCTTCGCCGAGCGCTCGCCGGAGACGCGCATCGTCGGCGTGCAGGCGGCCGGTGCGTCGACCGTCTCCGAGAGCCTCCGGAAGGGAACGGCCGTCTCGCTCGACTCGGTCGACACGATCGCTGACGGCATCGCGACGGGCGGTATCTCCGACCTGACGCTCTCGCTGATCGAGGACCGCGTCGACGAGGTCGTCACCGTCACCGACGGCGAGATCGCCCGTGCAGTGCTCCTCCTACTCGAGCGGGCGAAACAGGTGGTCGAGGGGGCCGGAGCGGCGTCGGTCGCCGCGATCGTCAGCGACGAACTCGACGTGCGCGGCGAGACGGTGATGCCGCTGCTGAGCGGCGGCAACCTCGACATGACGATGTTACAGACGGTGCTCGTCCACGCGCTGACCGACCGCGAGCAACTGTTGCGGCTCCGGGTCAGGATCGACGACCGACCCGGCAAGATGGAGGAGGTGTCGGGACTCATCGCGGAACGCGGTGCGAACATCCAGACCGTCCGCCACGACCGCTCGGCGCCCGAACTCGACGTGGGTGAAGCCCACCTCGTCTTCCAGATCGAGACGAGCGGCTCGGGCCAATCGCGGGCGATCGTTCGGTCGATACGCGACCGCGGCTACGAGGTCAAGCACGTGAACGCGTGA
- a CDS encoding BCCT family transporter yields MSDADRTTDETGPIRTFLDELDPVVFGVGFVVAALIVVAFLFRESRTLEVMEGTNEFLWTSFGWAYLVSMFALVAFVLYLIFGPWGNIKLGEDDEDPEFSFLGYFAMLYSAGIAAGIVFWGPAEAIFHYSTPSPFSGAEAESTGAAVSALQYTFFHWGLSAWSAYVIVAIPIAYFAYRRDAPLRISTIIGPIVGFDNLDGPWAKLVDVLAVFATIGGIATTLGLVGNQFLIGLEYAAGVSFGDAGTVLVITGLTVAFTISVALGVERGIRRISYFNMGLFVVLTAAAFVLGPTVYIMTVGTQALGAYINEFVSMSFFMGAGETGGQGADAGFVGAWTVFYWAWWFSWAPFVGLFIARISRGRTVRQVAATGVVASTAITIPWFATMGGTSIFMQSSGQADILGTLEAWGYQEAVAGYPLFEALPAGELLTALFLVLVTTFFVTSADSSTLALGMLTTGGKEKPSTINRVIWSVLMGTLASLLMVAGGTAALQQAAIIAGGPFAIITLLAVGVMIWVFGSRRAVFLREEDRSTTPTGSAASDDD; encoded by the coding sequence ATGAGCGATGCCGATCGCACGACGGACGAAACCGGGCCGATCCGTACCTTTCTCGACGAACTCGACCCCGTCGTCTTCGGGGTCGGCTTCGTCGTCGCCGCGCTGATCGTCGTGGCGTTTCTCTTCCGGGAGAGTCGAACGCTCGAGGTCATGGAGGGGACGAACGAGTTCCTGTGGACGAGCTTCGGTTGGGCGTACCTCGTGTCGATGTTCGCCCTCGTGGCGTTCGTGTTGTACCTCATCTTCGGCCCGTGGGGCAATATCAAGCTGGGGGAGGACGACGAAGATCCGGAGTTCAGTTTCCTCGGATACTTCGCGATGTTGTACTCCGCGGGGATCGCCGCCGGTATCGTCTTCTGGGGGCCGGCGGAGGCGATCTTCCACTACTCGACGCCCTCGCCGTTTTCCGGGGCCGAAGCCGAGTCGACGGGGGCCGCCGTCAGCGCGCTCCAGTACACGTTCTTCCACTGGGGGCTCTCGGCGTGGTCGGCCTACGTGATCGTGGCGATCCCGATCGCCTACTTCGCGTACCGCCGGGACGCGCCGCTGCGCATCTCGACGATCATCGGCCCGATCGTCGGGTTCGACAACCTCGACGGCCCGTGGGCGAAACTCGTGGACGTCCTCGCCGTCTTCGCCACCATCGGCGGCATCGCGACGACGCTGGGGCTGGTCGGCAACCAGTTCCTCATCGGCCTCGAGTACGCCGCCGGCGTCTCCTTCGGCGACGCCGGCACGGTGCTCGTGATCACGGGGCTGACGGTGGCCTTTACGATCTCGGTCGCGCTGGGCGTCGAGCGAGGCATCCGCCGCATTTCGTACTTCAACATGGGGCTGTTCGTCGTCCTGACGGCCGCGGCGTTCGTCCTCGGACCGACGGTGTACATCATGACCGTCGGCACGCAGGCGCTGGGGGCGTACATCAACGAGTTCGTCTCGATGAGCTTCTTCATGGGTGCGGGCGAGACCGGCGGGCAGGGTGCCGACGCCGGCTTCGTCGGCGCGTGGACCGTCTTCTACTGGGCGTGGTGGTTCTCGTGGGCCCCGTTCGTCGGCCTCTTTATCGCCCGCATTTCCCGAGGGCGAACCGTCCGGCAGGTCGCCGCCACCGGCGTCGTCGCCTCGACGGCCATCACGATCCCGTGGTTCGCGACGATGGGCGGCACCTCGATCTTCATGCAGTCGAGCGGGCAGGCCGACATCCTCGGCACGCTCGAGGCGTGGGGCTACCAGGAGGCCGTCGCCGGCTACCCGCTGTTCGAGGCGCTGCCGGCCGGCGAGTTGCTCACCGCCCTCTTCTTGGTGCTGGTGACGACGTTCTTCGTGACATCGGCGGACTCCTCGACGCTCGCGCTGGGGATGCTCACCACCGGGGGCAAGGAGAAGCCGTCGACGATCAACCGGGTCATCTGGAGCGTTCTCATGGGGACGCTGGCCTCGCTGCTGATGGTCGCCGGCGGCACCGCCGCGTTGCAACAGGCCGCGATCATCGCCGGCGGCCCCTTCGCGATCATCACGCTGCTCGCCGTCGGCGTCATGATCTGGGTCTTCGGCAGCCGTCGGGCGGTCTTCCTCCGCGAAGAGGACCGGTCGACCACTCCGACCGGTTCGGCCGCCTCCGACGACGATTGA
- a CDS encoding cold-shock protein yields MANGNVDFFNDTGGYGFISTDDGDLDDDEDVFFHMEDVGGPDLEEGTEVEFDIESSPKGPRAANVVRQ; encoded by the coding sequence ATGGCAAACGGTAACGTTGATTTCTTCAACGACACAGGCGGCTACGGTTTCATTTCGACGGATGACGGCGACCTCGACGACGACGAAGACGTTTTCTTCCACATGGAGGATGTCGGCGGTCCGGACCTCGAAGAAGGTACTGAGGTCGAGTTCGACATCGAGTCCTCACCGAAGGGCCCTCGCGCGGCGAACGTCGTCCGGCAGTAA